In Triticum aestivum cultivar Chinese Spring chromosome 5B, IWGSC CS RefSeq v2.1, whole genome shotgun sequence, the following proteins share a genomic window:
- the LOC123111342 gene encoding cytochrome P450 714C2 isoform X3: MMMMILSPRQWLLLLPLVFLSTLLFSYLYTTLWLRPERLRQKLRSQGVKGPKPSFLFGNIPEMRRIQKLATPAQEEGAGPTDRFSSNYVATLFPYFLHWTRVYGSIYLYATGSIQTLHVIHPDMVKELASCKSLDLGKPSYLQKEHGALLGTGILTANGDLWVHQRKVIAPEFFMDKVKGMVNLMMDAALSMLNSWEEKVESEGGRAEIVVDEFLRNFSADVISRASFGSSFVEGKEIFYKIRQLQKAMAKRSMLIGVPGSRYLPTKSNREIWNLGSCIRSLILDIAKKHGQDSAATRNKFFLHSIIEGSKAASFSSCTPEDFIVDNCKNIYFAGHETTSSTAAWCLMLLAAHPEWQDRARAEVLDVCHGEALDFDKLRKLKTEEELILRPQKQQNNRDDIQVYISP, encoded by the exons atgatgatgatgatcctCTCACCGCGGCAATGGCTGCTGCTGCTACCTCTGGTCTTCCTCTCTACTCTTCTCTTCTCCTACCTGTACACGACCCTATGGCTAAGGCCGGAGAGGCTCAGGCAGAAGCTGAGAAGCCAAGGAGTGAAGGGTCCCAAGCCTTCTTTCCTCTTTGGAAACATACCGGAGATGAGGAGAATCCAGAAACTTGCCACACCTGCTCAAGAAGAGGGAGCAGGGCCTACTGATCGCTTCTCCTCAAATTATGTGGCCACTCTGTTCCCTTACTTCCTCCACTGGACCAGAGTTTATG GTTCCATCTACTTGTATGCTACTGGAAGCATACAAACTCTACATGTCATACATCCTGACATGGTGAAGGAGCTGGCCAGTTGCAAGTCTTTGGACCTTGGAAAGCCTAGCTACTTGCAGAAAGAGCATGGAGCTCTTCTTGGTACGGGAATTTTGACGGCGAATGGTGACCTATGGGTACACCAACGGAAGGTCATTGCACCTGAATTCTTCATGGACAAGGTTAAG GGAATGGTTAATTTGATGATGGATGCTGCACTATCAATGTTGAATTCATGGGAAGAAAAGGTTGAGTCTGAAGGAGGCAGGGCAGAGATTGTAGTTGATGAGTTCTTGCGGAACTTCTCAGCTGATGTTATATCAAGAGCTTCTTTTGGAAGCAGTTTTGTCGAAGGCAAAGAGATATTTTACAAAATTCGCCAACTTCAGAAAGCGATGGCGAAGCGAAGTATGCTTATTGGTGTTCCTGGAAGTAG ATATTTACCGACAAAGAGTAACAGAGAGATTTGGAACCTGGGGAGTTGCATCCGTAGCCTCATCTTGGACATAGCCAAGAAGCACGGACAAGATTCAGCGGCCACCCGAAATAAGTTTTTTCTGCACTCCATCATTGAGGGTTCTAAAGCCGCTTCATTCTCTTCGTGCACACCTGAGGATTTCATCGTCGACAACTGCAAGAACATCTACTTCGCGGGACATGAGACAACCTCGAGCACTGCCGCGTGGTGCCTGATGCTTCTTGCGGCGCACCCTGAATGGCAGGATCGCGCTCGGGCGGAAGTCCTTGACGTTTGTCATGGAGAAGCATTAGACTTCGACAAGCTACGCAAATTGAAAACG GAGGAGGAATTGATTCTCAGACCACAAAAACAACAGAACAACAGGGATGATATTCAGGTTTACATATCTCCATAG
- the LOC123111342 gene encoding cytochrome P450 714C2 isoform X2 gives MMMMILSPRQWLLLLPLVFLSTLLFSYLYTTLWLRPERLRQKLRSQGVKGPKPSFLFGNIPEMRRIQKLATPAQEEGAGPTDRFSSNYVATLFPYFLHWTRVYGSIYLYATGSIQTLHVIHPDMVKELASCKSLDLGKPSYLQKEHGALLGTGILTANGDLWVHQRKVIAPEFFMDKVKGMVNLMMDAALSMLNSWEEKVESEGGRAEIVVDEFLRNFSADVISRASFGSSFVEGKEIFYKIRQLQKAMAKRSMLIGVPGSRYLPTKSNREIWNLGSCIRSLILDIAKKHGQDSAATRNKFFLHSIIEGSKAASFSSCTPEDFIVDNCKNIYFAGHETTSSTAAWCLMLLAAHPEWQDRARAEVLDVCHGEALDFDKLRKLKTEEELILRPQKQQNNRDDIQEEKLILRSQRTTEQQG, from the exons atgatgatgatgatcctCTCACCGCGGCAATGGCTGCTGCTGCTACCTCTGGTCTTCCTCTCTACTCTTCTCTTCTCCTACCTGTACACGACCCTATGGCTAAGGCCGGAGAGGCTCAGGCAGAAGCTGAGAAGCCAAGGAGTGAAGGGTCCCAAGCCTTCTTTCCTCTTTGGAAACATACCGGAGATGAGGAGAATCCAGAAACTTGCCACACCTGCTCAAGAAGAGGGAGCAGGGCCTACTGATCGCTTCTCCTCAAATTATGTGGCCACTCTGTTCCCTTACTTCCTCCACTGGACCAGAGTTTATG GTTCCATCTACTTGTATGCTACTGGAAGCATACAAACTCTACATGTCATACATCCTGACATGGTGAAGGAGCTGGCCAGTTGCAAGTCTTTGGACCTTGGAAAGCCTAGCTACTTGCAGAAAGAGCATGGAGCTCTTCTTGGTACGGGAATTTTGACGGCGAATGGTGACCTATGGGTACACCAACGGAAGGTCATTGCACCTGAATTCTTCATGGACAAGGTTAAG GGAATGGTTAATTTGATGATGGATGCTGCACTATCAATGTTGAATTCATGGGAAGAAAAGGTTGAGTCTGAAGGAGGCAGGGCAGAGATTGTAGTTGATGAGTTCTTGCGGAACTTCTCAGCTGATGTTATATCAAGAGCTTCTTTTGGAAGCAGTTTTGTCGAAGGCAAAGAGATATTTTACAAAATTCGCCAACTTCAGAAAGCGATGGCGAAGCGAAGTATGCTTATTGGTGTTCCTGGAAGTAG ATATTTACCGACAAAGAGTAACAGAGAGATTTGGAACCTGGGGAGTTGCATCCGTAGCCTCATCTTGGACATAGCCAAGAAGCACGGACAAGATTCAGCGGCCACCCGAAATAAGTTTTTTCTGCACTCCATCATTGAGGGTTCTAAAGCCGCTTCATTCTCTTCGTGCACACCTGAGGATTTCATCGTCGACAACTGCAAGAACATCTACTTCGCGGGACATGAGACAACCTCGAGCACTGCCGCGTGGTGCCTGATGCTTCTTGCGGCGCACCCTGAATGGCAGGATCGCGCTCGGGCGGAAGTCCTTGACGTTTGTCATGGAGAAGCATTAGACTTCGACAAGCTACGCAAATTGAAAACG GAGGAGGAATTGATTCTCAGACCACAAAAACAACAGAACAACAGGGATGATATTCAG GAGGAGAAATTGATTCTCAGATCACAAAGAACCACAGAGCAGCAAGGGTGA
- the LOC123111342 gene encoding uncharacterized protein isoform X1, with protein MMMMILSPRQWLLLLPLVFLSTLLFSYLYTTLWLRPERLRQKLRSQGVKGPKPSFLFGNIPEMRRIQKLATPAQEEGAGPTDRFSSNYVATLFPYFLHWTRVYGSIYLYATGSIQTLHVIHPDMVKELASCKSLDLGKPSYLQKEHGALLGTGILTANGDLWVHQRKVIAPEFFMDKVKGMVNLMMDAALSMLNSWEEKVESEGGRAEIVVDEFLRNFSADVISRASFGSSFVEGKEIFYKIRQLQKAMAKRSMLIGVPGSSSPSRPRAVAGRPQIPSPPTPPLVLLLPRGRPRARPGKALPSPAAAGTRCPPAREELARAGALGQERGVRPDVTAGAGGAPAIPYPMAGDFKIWDATVARDGGVVTRSAAARPDLGPGVSLVSGSRSARWQVRHVGSWTDLWDSILEWSLTTRATPGETLDLHGIERWRCFCVIVPLQGIVLEFATVEGTSEAGSICPVAQLLMKIAPTMVMADDGGVFDVVSLSRHRRCSWRHQTRGAPGETLDLGLPDWTMMAFLVSLSLVGASFWSK; from the exons atgatgatgatgatcctCTCACCGCGGCAATGGCTGCTGCTGCTACCTCTGGTCTTCCTCTCTACTCTTCTCTTCTCCTACCTGTACACGACCCTATGGCTAAGGCCGGAGAGGCTCAGGCAGAAGCTGAGAAGCCAAGGAGTGAAGGGTCCCAAGCCTTCTTTCCTCTTTGGAAACATACCGGAGATGAGGAGAATCCAGAAACTTGCCACACCTGCTCAAGAAGAGGGAGCAGGGCCTACTGATCGCTTCTCCTCAAATTATGTGGCCACTCTGTTCCCTTACTTCCTCCACTGGACCAGAGTTTATG GTTCCATCTACTTGTATGCTACTGGAAGCATACAAACTCTACATGTCATACATCCTGACATGGTGAAGGAGCTGGCCAGTTGCAAGTCTTTGGACCTTGGAAAGCCTAGCTACTTGCAGAAAGAGCATGGAGCTCTTCTTGGTACGGGAATTTTGACGGCGAATGGTGACCTATGGGTACACCAACGGAAGGTCATTGCACCTGAATTCTTCATGGACAAGGTTAAG GGAATGGTTAATTTGATGATGGATGCTGCACTATCAATGTTGAATTCATGGGAAGAAAAGGTTGAGTCTGAAGGAGGCAGGGCAGAGATTGTAGTTGATGAGTTCTTGCGGAACTTCTCAGCTGATGTTATATCAAGAGCTTCTTTTGGAAGCAGTTTTGTCGAAGGCAAAGAGATATTTTACAAAATTCGCCAACTTCAGAAAGCGATGGCGAAGCGAAGTATGCTTATTGGTGTTCCTGGAAGTAG TAGCCCGAGTCGCCCTCGTGCGGTGGCTGGGAGGCCCCAGATCCCATCGCCCCCGACCCCccctctcgtcctcctcctccctcgcggCCGCCCGAGGGCGCGGCCAGGCAAAGCCttgccgtcgccggcggcggcggggactagGTGCCCTCCCGCTCGAGAGGAGCTGGCGCGGGCCGGCGCCCTCGGGCAAGAGCGTGGCGTGCGGCCGGACGTCACGGCGGGGGCTGGCGGCGCTCCGGCGATCCCATACCCCATGGCAGGCGACTTCAAGATCTGGGACGCCACGGTCGCCAGGGACGGCGGCGTCGTGACCAGAtccgcggcggcgcggccggatctGGGCCCAGGCGTGAGCTTGGTCTCCGGGTCACGGTCGGCGCGATGGCAAGTGCGACATGTCGGCAGCTGGACGGATCTGTGGGACTCCATCCTTGAATGGTCCTTGACAACTCGGgcaactccgggggaaaccctagatctccatgGGATCGAGCGATGGCGGTGCTTTTGCGTCATAGTCCCTCttcagggcatcgttttggagtttgCTACGGTTGAAGGGACCAGCGAGGCTGGCAGCATATGCCCGGTGGCGCAACTGCtgatgaaaatcgcgccgactatggtcatggcggacgatggcggcgtctttgatgtcgtttccttgtcgaggcatcgtcgttgcagttggcgtcatcagactcggggtgctccgggggaaaccctagatctgggactCCCGGATTGGACGATGATGGCGTTCTTAGTATCGCTTTCCCTCGtgggggcatcattttggagcaaGTGA